The stretch of DNA CTGAAGGAGCAAATGCAGTATTGTGTAGATCATCCCGAGGAGGTCAGCAAGCTTGCTAAGGTGAAAGCTCAGGTTTCAGAAGTCAAAGGAGTGATGATGGAGAACATTGAAAAGGTAAAAGGATTTGTCACGTTTCTCTTTGACCTTTGTCATATTTTCATGAGCAACTTCCTGTTTTATGGTTGTATGTTATGGCtgaatttattgtttttgaTATAAAAGTGTTATTTGTATTGTGCTTATTGCCTCTGCAGGTTCTTGACCGTGGAGAGAAAATCGAACTTCTGGTGGATAAAACAGAAAACCTTCGCTCTCAGGTCTGTGAATGCCTTGTTATATTAATTGCTTGCTGTATGGACCTCTTGGAGTCATATATTTAGTGGAATACCTATAACTTAACTTTGACTATGATCTGGGTTTGTTGAATTAGCCTAAGGTTTCTAAGTGAATTGGTTCGGTTTTAATTTAACGGGAAAGAATCAACATAACCGTGTTGAACTCGATTTTGTCAAAGTAGTTCTGCTGAAGCTAAAGTATTAGGAGTGGAcatatttccatttctatgctataAATCTTGGTAGATTCTCCGTGAACTTGTTGAACTTGGTGGTTATGAAACTTTCGGGCCATTGGTTAgatattcaaattttatttctATTCCTGGGGATCGAATTACATTATTCAATCTTCATGTGCATATTTTTTTCACAACATTGAACTATACACATGCATTTGTAATTTTACGCAGGCCCAAGATTTTAGGACTCAGGGAACAAGGATGAGGAGGAAGATGTGGTTTCAGAATATGAAGATAAAGCTGATTGTTCTTGCCATCATTATTGCCTTGATTCTTATCATAGTTTTATCGGTATGTCGTGGATTCAAATGTCATTAACTTGTATTTCGATCAAGATGGTTATCGACCGATACTAATGTTACCTCAATCAGTCAGATATTTCTGTGCTTCCCATGAATAATTTTTGTTTACACTGTAATTTGTATCTTGTGAAACAATGCTTATGCCTTGTACAGATTGTACTTTTTGAACCCTTCCTTATACATTATTAGAATGGTCGTATGTGAAGAAAGTTTGCATATTCGTGTTGTGTTTCGTGATTTCGTCTGATCACAAAAGTGTTCTTGTGATGATATGATACCCCGACAATCCTTTCATGTTTGGTAGGCCTCATGCCTAAATTCTCATACAAGTACTGTCTCAAAGAACGTCAAATTAATCGCTCGACTTTCACGAGGAAGGTGGTGTATTAACTGGTGAAAAAATTACACTGAGTATAAACTCAAACTTGACGTGTTCTATTATTTCGTAAACGAACAAGAACAAGATTTCCGAGAACCAGATTTGATCTCGTCTAAATGACAATGTATGACTAGTGAATGATATCAACGATTTCCGAACATATGCTAAACGTTGATTTCCATGTTGTCAATTAGTCTGACGTTTCCAAACCAAGCGGCAACACAACACACTGCAGGTCTATTGATCTCTTTCAGATCTTCCAAACTTTCTTGATCTATAATCTGCTTAGCAATGAGAAAACAAAAAAGAGAAATCAGAACATTTCAAGATTATAATATTATAGCATATGCGAAATAAGCATGGTTGAGGGCATAGGTTATCTGGGTAGTTATCGCTTCACTCGATCAATCGTGGAGTTCATTTGACAACTTTTACATAGTTTCAAAATACCAACTTGCTAACTTTTAAAAAGTTCCAATTCTACCAACCTAATTTTCGATTTCTGACCATATTATAGATTGGGTTTTTGTGTTGTTTTTAAAGTATCCGACTCATTAAAGTTCTTGATCCAACATGCCCTATGTAGCTCACCTCGGCATAATCGATTATTCCACCAGCTTCTTGTATCGCATGGATAAGAGAATCTTTCAGTTCTTTGCAATCAACTTGTCCCTTCTCTGCTGCAACTTTAGCCTTATACAGAGACTTGCTTATCGATAATGCCTGTGAAAACCAAAAAATTCTGAGTCAAACAAAGACTGAATAGGAAATTTGCACCATCGATTCTGAGACCTTGTCTATTTGATTATTTCTTCTCAAATATATATTACACTTTGAGAATTTAATAGGATTCATAGGGTGATAAATCAAGAAAGAAACCTTCCCCCGCTGGTCTAAGGAAAGATGCACATTACGCGAACTCATTGCAAGGCCGTCTTCATCTCGCATCAACTCTGAACCGACCACTTTGATTCCAAAATCTAAATCTCTGACCTGAAACACAAATCCTTAATTCCAATCAAgtgtaaactttataaatacatattaaacattaaaacaagaaaaagtaaaaataaccTTTAGTTTTATATGACAAATTCTTAAAGTAGTTCCAAAGAAAGAGACATGAAACTAACCATCCTTTGGATGATCTTCCATTGCTGGTAGTCTTTCTTGCCAAATACAGCAACATCAGGCTCAACTATATTAAACAATTTAGTAACAATTGTAGCAACTCCTCTAAAGAAAATAGGCCTACTTTTTCCACACAAACCCTTCTCCAAATTCTCAACCCTAACCCAAGTCTCATGCCCAATCCCACTATTCTCCACACAAGAAacaatttttccttttcttgaCCATTCGTGTTCTCAAAACCATAATTTTTTCCATAGTCATACAAATTCTTCGGATTGAAAACAACATCCACACCACCAGGAACGGACTTCAATTTTCCGATATCACCAAGGAAATCAGAAGGATAGGTGGACAGATCCTCATTTGGGGAGAATTGCCCAGGATTAACATAGATTGAGACAACAGTGAGCTGTGTGTGTTTGTGGGATTCTTGAATTAGAGAAAGATGGCCTTGATGGAGGAAACCCATTGTTGGGACTAAGCCAATGGATTTGCCTTGAGATCTCATGGATCTTGACCATTTTCTCATCTCATCTTTATCCGAGATTATCAGTGGCTCTTGATTTGCCATGAATTTAGAATTACTTTTGATTGAGCTTTTTCTCTATAGTGTTTGAGGATCAATATCCAGAATTTCAATAAAACAACAAAGAATGGGGATTCCTCGTTAGTTTGAGGATCTTTCTTTGTACTTGAAAGAGGTGGACCAGATATACTGAATGGATTACCATTATGCCAATATGGCTAATAGAGGGATATAGTATAAACTATAAAGTCATTAATCTGGCGGATCAGGTAGACGAAGAAACAATTAACAAAAACTCCTGGAGGCTGAGCACTAGATATTTGATTGCCTATATCTGCCAGAATCAAGGTGCAAGCTTTACCTCCAATCACAATGCTTCTTCAGTAGATCTCTCGAATctggaaaaaaaaagagaagaaaattaACATGAAACCAACTTGAAatacaagagagaaaagaaaaccCTGGAGAAGAAAGAAAGCATATTAAACACATCTATAATCACACAAGAAAAAAATGGTATTTTTAGTTGATACAGTGCTGAAAGATCAACAATTCTCTAAAAAAAAGCTTAATCGCAATAATCGAAGCGGAAATGAGCCAAAAGAAGAAACTGTACCCGAAGAAGGGTGGTGATTCTTATTGACGGCAGTCACCTCCTCCGACCCACTGTGTTGGCACTCAGCCACGCATCCGAGTATTTTAATATTCGCAAATGTGCCCCTCAACTTCTTGTATTCGGTCTATACTCCCAAATATGGGTCTTGCAGTTTACCGTAAGAATCCATATAAATTTCGAGTCTAGCACGCTGTCGTGTTGacatcttttttaaaaaaataataaaaatcaagtCAAAGGGCGTGATTTGgtacatttttataaaaaaaaaatatctgtGTTGTCTTTGACGAGTCTTTCATTTATCATAACAATAATATACATTATTCAAGAAATAGATTGAATGATATTATGATTGATTCTAGAAATTATCATGAGATAAATTTAAGAAGAATGACTAGAATCATTCTCGAAGTAAGTCCAATCAGCTAGGGGTGGGGGTGCGGGTCGGGTTTTCCGGTTCGGGCACCTGACTATTACCCGACACCAACCCGATCATGTCGTGTACCCGACAGAAATTGTCGGATATTTTCGAGTACTGGAAAAAAAACCTTTATAAAaacaattgattttttttaaaaaaatatatgtatttttcACATTTCACAAAAAAAATGTCATTATATATTATGgctaataaattaaaaaaaacacatGTATTTTTCACATTTCACAAAAAATTATGTCATTATATCATTTTACGATTAGTCATTTGTCATTATATTGGGGTTGactagccaaaaaaaaaaatacatgtttTTTTAGTTGAATAGACGGGACCCATAGTATCGGTAAAATACCTGAACCCCAAACCGATAATGTCGGGTACCTGACGAACCcgatttatttgaaaaataccCCAACGTGATCGGATTTTACTCGATCGGGTCGGATCGGGTACCCCGATACTTGAGAATAAATGCTCACCCCCACCATCAGCAATGAAGAAATTATTCATAATCAAGCCGTTGGATAAGTTGAGTCGATGAACAAGAACCAGCCAGCAATACCTCAAGAAGAGGATGCTGCAGAAAATAATGAATATATAATGGTCCAACAGCCAGATCCAAGCCCATGTGGACTAATCATGCGGTGAAATAAGAATCATCCACTTGAGTTGGTCATCGATAACTCGATCGCTCATCTTAGAATTAGAATGTAAATGTTAGATGAGTTCATACATGCTGCATTTCTTTCTCCACTTGAAACTCAGAAGATTGGTGTGGATTTAAAAGTGAATAAATGTAATGTCGAAAGAACTTAATCAGTTTGTGTAACgttccgaaaatttgaaggtccatgtgaaacacatgcatgcaagttatcaaattgttttttattttattaaattgttttaatacattaaatgcatgattattgcatggatatgtgTTTTATTGCATGGTTTATTGAAGTTTCTTGCATAAGATCTTTTAGCAGTTTTcgtgctcgaacgaggaacgaagaccggaGACAATTGAGAAaaattgtttttattaaatatttagttttaattattttatatatggtgTACTTaagtgtgattttcgaaaaatcGGCTTTGGTGGAGTATTTTTACTCGACGGGTCATATTTTTAACCGGTACACAAAATTTAGCGAATCAGGAGATTTTTTGAGGGATTCagacattattttaaaaaacgaacctaaaagaaatatttttaggGGATGTTATTGGGCTTGATGAGTTTATTTTACTGCTTAATAGGTCCAAAACCCTTTTAaccttttaaattttaattaaaggcCCATTAATGTGTCATATTTTGATTTAATACCTAGCCGCAAATCAAACTGTCACTAAGAAGAAATATGTAGCCATGAATGTTGAATTGTTAGGACAGATTACTCAAGTCAAACAACTTTGAGACTAATGTAAAAATGAATACTAAGAGAGAGTGGAAGAGCAGAAGGCAAAAGGGCTAAGGATCGCCGTAAGTTTGgggaagcaaaaaaaaaaaaaagagttggTGGCAATGGCACGATGGTTCTGGTTCAAGTTTTAGATGATAGGACTTTTTATTTTGTAGGTGCAATAGGATTTAATTTTATGTACCTGTAGCATTGATATTTCATTTATTCAATGAAATGAAATTGTTCTTCAAAATTATTGTTACATAATTATTTTGTCATCATTGAAAAGAGAAAAATTGTTAGAATATTTATATTATCCTAAGTTTTAGTGATTGAAAAATAACATCATCGAGATGTTTTAGGATACAGTCTTATCGATTGTAATTCAGGTTTTCAGACCGTTGAATCAACTCAAGCTGTTCAGACAGAACATCAAAAGTTCAAGCGGTAGATCATCTAAAGTACTTTAGTTGCAAGTGATCATCTCTCATCAGAACAAATCAAGTCTTAAATACAATACACATTTTTAACCTATTAAACTCCAACCACAATGCAATTAATCAGTTATGAGAAATTTAAAAAGGCTACTGCAAATCAAGCCGTT from Primulina eburnea isolate SZY01 chromosome 6, ASM2296580v1, whole genome shotgun sequence encodes:
- the LOC140834167 gene encoding LOW QUALITY PROTEIN: pantoate--beta-alanine ligase-like (The sequence of the model RefSeq protein was modified relative to this genomic sequence to represent the inferred CDS: inserted 1 base in 1 codon), coding for MANQEPLIISDKDEMRKWSRSMRSQGKSIGLVPTMGFLHQGHLSLIQESHKHTQLTVVSIYVNPGQFSPNEDLSTYPSDFLGDIGKLKSVPGGVDVVFNPKNLYDYGKNYGFENTNGXRKGKIVSCVENSGIGHETWVRVENLEKGLCGKSRPIFFRGVATIVTKLFNIVEPDVAVFGKKDYQQWKIIQRMVRDLDFGIKVVGSELMRDEDGLAMSSRNVHLSLDQRGKALSISKSLYKAKVAAEKGQVDCKELKDSLIHAIQEAGGIIDYAEIIDQESLEDLKEINRPAVCCVAAWFGNVRLIDNMEINV